A window of the Lolium perenne isolate Kyuss_39 chromosome 7, Kyuss_2.0, whole genome shotgun sequence genome harbors these coding sequences:
- the LOC139833914 gene encoding acyl transferase 10-like has protein sequence MSSNLPVKVSAPAEKVAGSSVVELVGVVWDAKRRMAEECLRWAEGRIGGRDPFQMTFDYESVYVSDWSKLGFSDVDYGYGTPMTAGPLVNCDLIASVIVMRAPAPLAGTRLLASCVTNEHADDFAGLMREDLV, from the coding sequence ATGAGCTCAAACTTGCCGGTGAAGGTGTCCGCGCCGGCGGAGAAGGTCGCCGGCTCGTCGGTGGTCGAGCTCGTCGGCGTGGTCTGGGACGCCAAGCGGCGCATGGCCGAGGAATGCCTGCGTTGGGCCGAGGGCCGCATAGGCGGCCGCGACCCGTTCCAGATGACGTTCGACTACGAGTCGGTGTACGTGTCCGACTGGAGCAAGCTCGGGTTCTCCGACGTGGACTACGGGTACGGCACGCCCATGACCGCCGGCCCGCTGGTGAACTGCGACCTCATCGCGTCGGTCATCGTCATGAGGGCGCCGGCGCCGCTCGCCGGCACGCGCCTGCTGGCCAGCTGCGTCACCAACGAGCACGCCGACGACTTTGCCGGCCTCATGAGGGAGGACCTCGTATGA